TCTTCCGCGACCGCAACTTCGCCGTCGCGAACATCGCCATCGCGGCGCTGGTGTTCAGCGTCGCGAGCGTGGCGCTGCCCTTGCAGTTCTATCTGCAGCTCGCGCGCGGTCTCACCCCGGCCGAGTCCGGACTGCTGCTCGTGCCCATGGCGCTCGCCGCCGGGTTCCTCTCCCCGGTGGCCGGACGGATCCTGGACCGGACGGATGCGCGCTTCCTCCTCATCCCCGGCATGCTCGCCTCCGCCGGCGCGCTGCTCTGGTACGCCTCCCTCATGGATGTCGACACCCCGACGTGGTGGATGCTGTTCCCGGCCGGGCTGATGGGGATGGGGCAGGCGGCGATGTGGGGACCCCTCGCCACGACGGCGACCCGGAACCTGCGGCCCCGCGATGCGGGCGCGGGGGCGGGGGTGTACAGCACGACCCGCACGATCGGCTCGGTCATCGGGACGGCCGCGATCGCCGCGCTCATGCAGGCGCGGCTCCAGGCGAACCTGCCGGGGGCGACGGGTGCCGAGTTCGCGGGGGGTGTGCTGGCCCCCTCCGTCGCCGGACCGTTCGCGCAGGCGATGGCGCAGGCCGTGATCCTGCCCGCCGCCGCGACGCTCATCGGCCTGGTCGCGGTGCTGTTCCTCCGGCGCCCCGCCGCCGGTGCCGCTGTGCGCTGACCCCGCGTCCGGTTCCCACGCGGAGCTGCTCGTACGCGATATCGCCCGCCGTTGGTTGCAACCCGAGCCGGACGAATGCCTCGCCTGCTACGTGTGGCGGATGCTGGAGGAGTTCGGCTGCGCGGGCACGCTGCGCTTCGCTGCCGGGTTCCGTGACGCGCGGATGCCGCGCGCGCGTGCGCTGGAGCGAAGACTGCAGGATGCGGGCGGCTTCTGCGACTGCGAGGTGCTGTACAACACGGTGCGCGAAGCGGTCCCGTTCCCCGACGACGCGCGCCCTGTCTGTCGGGGCGTCACGCCGCGTACGATCCAGCCGTGTGCGCTGTGGCGGACCCGGCGCTGGTGAGGGTCAGCCCTCGACTACCCGCGCGGCGATGTCGGTACGGTGCTGCCCGCCCTCGAGCTCGATCCGGTCCATCGCCTGGTAGGCGCGATCGCGGGACTCGCGGAAGGTGGAACCCAGGGCGACGACGTTGAGCACCCGTCCGCCGGTGGCCACGAGGGTGCCGTCGCGTTCGGCTGTGGCTGCGTGCGCCAGGTGCACGCCCTCGACCGCCTCGGCCGCTTCCAGACCGGCGATCGTGCGTCCGGTGATCGGCGCGGCGGGGTACCCCTCGCTCGCGAGCACCACCGTGACGGCCGTCGCCTCGGCGAATGCCGGCCGCGGCTCCTGCTCGAGGGTCCCGGATGCCGCGGACAGCAGGAGCCGGGACAGCGGGTCGATCAGGCGAGGCAGGACGACCTGCGTCTCCGGGTCACCGAACCGGGCGTTGAACTCGATCACCTTGATTCCGCGATCGGTGAGGATGAGGCCCGCGTAGAGCAGCCCGATGAAGGGGGTGCCGTCCGCATCCAGCTGCCGGATCACCGGTTCCGCCACCGTCCGGGTGACGAGATCCACGAACTCTTCCTCCCCGCCGAAGCGTTCGCTCAGCCAGGGGAGGGGGGAGTATGCGCCCATGCCGCCCGTGTTCGGGCCGTCGTCGCCGTCGCCGAGACGCTTGTAGTCCTGTGCCGGGCTGAGGGGACGCACGGTGTCGCCGTCGCTGAGGAAGAAGAGGGAGACCTCGGGGCCGTCGAGGAACTCCTCGACCAGCACCGGACCGCTCTGCAGGAAGCTCTCGGCATGTGCCAGGGCTGCATCCCGGTCCGGCGTGACGATGACGCCCTTGCCCGCGGCGAGTCCGTCGGCCTTGACGACGTGCGGGGCGCCCAGGCTGGCGAGGGCTGCGGTCACCTCTTCGAGGGTGTGTGCGCGGACAGCGCGACCGGTCGGCACGCCGGCGGACTCCATGATCCGCTTGGCGAAGGCCTTCGACCCCTCGAGCTGCGCGGCGGCTTTGCTCGGCCCGAAGGCGGGGATGCCTCGCTCGCGCAGGGCATCGGCGACGCCGGCGACGAGCGGGGCCTCCGGTCCGATGACGACCAGGTCGATCGCGTGCTCGCCCGCGAACACGGTGACGGCGGCCGGGTCGTTCGGGTCGAGGTCGACGATGGTGGCGTCGCGCGCGATGCCGGCGTTCCCGGGGGCGGCGAAGACGTCGTGCGCCGTGTCCTCCGCCCGGAGCGCCAGGATGATGGCGTGCTCGCGCGCGCCCGAACCGAGGACCAGGATTCTCACGCCGCCAGCCTAGCGACGCCGACCGCTCGGCGCCCGCCCGGCCTGCCTCTCCCGGCCCCGCCTGTCCGGCCATCCCCGCCTTCACCCCCGCACAACTCCTGCAGAACCGCGGATGAACCTCATCCGCTCGGCGCCGCGCACCGATCTGCAGGAGTTGTGTCGGGGTACCGTGGGGGCATGGTCCGCCGAATCTCCACAGAGGACGGCCGGGCGGCTCTGGCGGCCGTCGCCGAGGCGGACAAGCCCGCCCGCACCGACCTCGCGACCGCCGTGCGGTACCTGCTGCAGCTCCTGGTCGAGAAGGCTCCGGGGCAGACCGTGGAGGTGCGCGTGCCTCCCTTCGGCGCCGTCCAGGTGATCGAGGGACCCCGCCATACCCGTGGCACACCTCCCAACGTGGTCGAGACCGACCCGGCGACATGGGTCGCCCTCGCCACCGGGCGGACGGCGTGGTCGGATGCGGATGCCGACGGCCGCATCATGGCCTCCGGCACCCGTGCGGACATCTCGCACCTGCTTCCGCTGCGTCCCTGACCGCGTCCCGGTTTTGTGTCCCCGCCCGGGGTGAAGTACCTTTGAGAAGGTTAGGCATTCCTAACCCGTCCCGTGCACTGCCCGCGCGCAGCACCCGAACCGCGCCGCGACAATGTTGCGCTGATCGGTCGCGGGCTGCACGCCACTGTCTGCGAAGAGGTGCCCCCGTGTCCGAGCGGTTCGCCCGTCATCGTTCCTCCGCCCGTGTCGCCGCGGTCGTCGCGGCGCTCGCGCTCGCCGCCGCCCCCCTGCTCGGTGCCGCGCAGACGCCGGCCCGCGCCGCCTCGGCGGCCGTGGACCCCGGGGCGTGCACGATCGTCGACGGGACCCTCACCTGGGGCGTGAAGGAATCGTTCCGCTCCTACATCTCCGGGCGGATCGCCAACGGCTCCTGGGAGCCGATCGAGGGCGCGACGTACACGACCCCGGACTTCGGCTGGTCCGGCGCGACCGGCACGTTCGATCCCGCCACTCTCGCGGGCGACGCGCACTTCCCTGGCGGCGTGCGCTTCACCGGCCACGACGGCCTGCTCGAGACGACGATCACCGACCCCACCCTGAGCTTCCCCGGTGACGGCACGGCCGCCATCCTGATGGACATCTCCAGCCTGAGCATGGAAGACGCCCTGGCCGGGAACGCGGAGAACGTCCGTTCCGGGACGCAGGTGCCGCTGGTGGCGCTCGACCTCGCCGCCGCACCGCTGCAGGTCTCCGAGGATCAGACGGTCGTCACGGGGACCGCCGTCCCGGCCGCCATCACGGCGGAGGGGTTCGAGGCGTTCGGCAACTACGAGGCCGGCACCGGCTTCGACCCGGTGTCGTTCAGCCTGACCGTCGAGTGCGCCGCGGCCGAGCCCGAGCCGGAGCCCTCGGCCACGGACGAGGAGACGGTGGACGCCACCCCCGTTCCGATCTCCGCCGAGTCGGATGGCGACTTCGCCTGGGTGGGTGTCGTCGCCGGCGTCGTGGGCGTCGCCGTCGTGGCCGGCGTCGTCGTCTGGATCGTCCGCCGGAAGAGCCGTCCCGGCGGCGACTCGGGAAGCCCGGACACGACACCCGGAAGCGGTGCAGCCTGATGCGTTCGGTCCGGATGCTGGCGCTCCTCGCGGTGTCGGCGCTGCTCGTCAGCGGGTGTGCCGCGTCGTCTGCAGCGTCGGACACCGCCGCGGTGACCGTGGCTGATCGCGCGCCGCTCGATCAGATCGAGGTCCTCGACGACCCGCGCGCCTACGTCGGGGAGTCGACCGCGGTCATGGCCGACGCGGTCGTGGAGCCGGTCATGAGCGACCCGGCGCAGAGCCTGCCCGCCACGGTCGTCTCGCACGACCGCGGCGGCGACGTCGAGGTCGAGGTCGTCGACACCTCCCGCGTGGTGGCCATGGACATGGCCGGCTCGATCGCGGCGACCGTGTGGGGTCTCGGCTTCGGCGACACCCTCGTCGGGGTGGACCAGACGACGACCTTCCCCGGGACCGAGCACCTCCCCGTTGTCACCGGAAGCGGGCACACCGTCAACGCCGAGGCCGTGATCGACCTGCGCCCCACCCTCGTCATCACGGATGGCGGGATCGGTCCGCGCGATGTCGTCGAGCAGCTGCGCGACGTCGGCATCACGGTCGTGTTCGTCGAGAACGAGCCCTCGTTCGAGGGGGCCGTCCACTTGGCCCACGAGGTCGCCGCCGTGTTCGGTGCCCCGGAGGCGGGCGACCTCCTGGCGGAGCGCGTCTCGACGGACCTCGCCGTCACCCTGGCCCAGATCGAGGCCATCGCGCCCGCCGAACCCGGTGACAGGCTGCGCATGCTCTTCCTCTACCTGCGCGGCACCGCCGGGGTCTACTACCTCTTCGGCGAGGAATCGGGCGCCGACGAGCTCATCGAGGGCCTGGGCGGTATCGACGTGGCGGGCGAGCTCGGCTGGGACGGGATGAAGCCGATGACGGATGAGGCGATGATCGCCGCCGATCCGGATCTGATCCTGGTGATGTCGCACGGGTTCACCTCCGTCGGCGGGGTGGACGGACTGCTCGAGGACAAGCCCGCGATCGCCTTGACGACCGCGGGGGAGCACCGTCGGTTCGTGGACATGAACGACGGGCAGGTGCTCTCGTTCGGTCCACGTTCGGCGCTGGTGCTGGACGCCCTCGCCCGCGCCATCTACGCCCCGGAGTCGTCCGGGCCGACCTCGTGAGTACGGTGGCGCCCACCGGCGGTGCACGCACCGGCCGCCGACGCCGGCTCGCGGTCTATGCGGGCGGTGTCGTGCTCCTGGCGATCGGGGTGGGGCTCTCTGCGGGGCTCGGGCAGGTGGCGATCGCACCGACCGAGGTGATCGGATCGCTGCTGCGTGCGGTGGGCATCGACACCGCGTGGGCGCCGACCGATCCGATCGTCGAGCAGACCCTGTGGAAGATCCGCTTCCCCCGGATCGCGATGTCCCTGCTGGTCGGTGCGCTGCTGGCCGTCGCCGGTGCCGTCATGCAGGCCATCTTCGGCAATCCGCTGGCGGAGCCCGGTGTCGTCGGCGTCTCATCGGGTGCGGCGCTGGGCGCGGCGCTCGCGATCACGTTCGGCCTGACCCTCTTCGGTTCCTGGACCACCGCCCTCCTCGCCTTCGCGGGTGGCCTGGGCGCGACGCTCATCGTCTACGGAGCGGCGCGTTCACAGGGGCGCACGGAATCGGTGACCCTGATCCTGACCGGTATCGCGGTGAACGCGTTCGGCGGGGCGGGTCTCGCCATCCTCATGTTCCTGGGCGACAACGCCTCCCGCGAGCAGATCGTGTTCTGGCAGCTGGGCTCCATGAACGCGTCGCGCTGGCAGGAGGTCGGGCTCGTGACGGTCGTCGGCCTCGCCGCCTTCGCCGTCACCATCGTGCTCGCGCGACGCTACGACCTGCTGGCGCTCGGCGACCGCACCGCGACCCATCTCGGCGTGAACGTGGAACGCCTCCGCATCCTCTCGATCGTTCTGGTGGCGCTGCTCACCGGGGTCGCCGTGGCCTTCGTCGGGATCATCTCCTTCGTGGGTCTGGTCGTGCCGCATCTCGTGCGGATGCTGATCGGTCCCGCCAACCGGCCGCTGATCATCGCGTCGTTCCTCGGGGGAGGGGCGCTGCTCGTCTTCGCGGACGTGCTGGCGCGGACCCTCATGCCGTCCGCGGACCTGCCGATCGGCATCCTGACCTCGCTCATCGGCGGTCCCTTCTTCTACTGGCTCATCCGCAGGACGCGGCGCCGGGCGGGGGGCTGGTCGTGAACGGGGATGCGGAGACGGCGTTCGCGCTGGAGGGCGTCGGCTACCGGATCGGCGCGGTCGAGATCCTCCAGGACGTGAGCTTCGAGGTCGGGTACGGCCGGGTGCTCGCCCTGGTGGGCCCGAACGGCGCCGGCAAGTCCACTCTCCTGGGACTGCTCACCGGCGATGCCACGGCCACCAGCGGGACGGTGACCCTGGAGGGGCGTCCGCTGTCGGAGTTCCGCAGCAGCGACCTGTCCCGTCGGCGCGCCGTCCTGCTGCAGGACAACCAGGTCTCCTTCGCGTACACGGCGTACGAGGTCGTGGAGATGGGTCGCGCGCCGTGGATCGGATACGACCACGGTGACGACGAGCGGGCGATCCGCGCCTCACTCGAGCGTGCGGACGTCGCGCATCTCGCGACGCGGGTGTTCTCGTCGCTCTCCGGCGGCGAGCGGGCCCGCGTCTCCCTGGCGCGCGTGCTGGCCCAGGACACGCCGATCGTCATGCTCGACGAACCCACGGCGGCGCTGGATCTGCGTCACCAGGAGGACGTCCTCCGCATCGCTCGGGAGCTTGCGGCCCGGGGACGGGCGGTGATCGTCGTGCTCCACGACCTGTCGCTGGCAGCGGCCTACGCCGACGACGTCGCCATGCTGGCCGGCGGACGTCTGCAGGCATTCGGTGCGCCCGAGGACGTGCTCACCGAGCAGCGGGTGGCGGAGGTCTACGGCACGCCGGTGCGGGTGCTGGCCGATCCGGACACGGGTCGCCCCATCGTCCTGCCGCGGCGCTCGCGCTGACCCCAGCCGACACGATTCACAGTTCGCCCTCAGGTAAGGCTAGGCTTACCAATGGTCGACATCCGACGGCCCCACTTTCCGCATCGCGCCGCGATGCGATCGGCTCTTCCGAGGAGTACACCCGTGCAGAAAACCAGGAGGGCCTCGCTCCGGCGAGTGCTCGCGAGCGTGCTGACCGGCGCGCTGATCGCTTCAGGAGCGGCCCTCGGGGTCGCCATTCCCGCCTCGGCCGCAGACGGCGGTACGGCAACGCTGAGCTGGGGTGTGCGCGACAGCTGGCGCAACTACATCTCCAGCCCGATCGCCGCCGGGACGATCACGAGCTCCTCGCCGACGACGATCGGCGCCGATGGTGTGGCCAACTGGAGCTCCGGCTCCGGCACACTGAGCGAGAACCGCACGGGATCCGTGAGCTTCAGCGGCAACGCGCGCTACCTGGGCCACCAGGGCGCGCTCGATCTGACGACTTCCAATGCCCGCGTCGAGATCACCAGCGCCACCTCGGCCACGGTCTACTTCGATGTGACGAGCGCCCCGTACAACAATTTCCCGGCGACCAACGTCACCGGGATGCCCTTCGCCACGTTCACGCTCAGCGCCCCCAGCATCAACGGCGACGTCGCGACCTGGACGACCGGGCGGGGCGTACTGACCGCGCAGGCGCTCGCTGTTTTCGGCGGGTTGTACAACGCAGATCCGTATGCGGACCCGATGACCTTCTCGGCGCCGTTCACCATCCCGGTCACCGCCACCTCGACGACCCTCACGGCCAGCCCCTCGGGTACCGCCACGGCGGGAGATCCCGTTCAGCTGACCGCTGCGGTGACGCCCGCCGTCGACGGCTCCATGGAGTTCTTCGACGGCACGACCTCTCTCGGTACGGCGGCGGTCGTCAACGGCTCGGCGCAGCTCTCGACCTCCGCGCTCGCGGTCGGCTCCCACCAGCTCAGCGCGACGTTCACCCCTTCGGCCGCAACGTACTCACCCTCGTCCGCCGCCGCACTCGCCTATGTCATCACGGCGGTACCGGCGCCGGATGCGGACAGCACCGAAACCGTGCTCACCGTTTCGCCCGCGACCCGTGCGCCGAAGGGCGAGTCGGTCACGCTCGATGCGTCCGTCACGAACAGCGAAGGGGCCGAGGCTCCCGTCGGTAGTGTCAGGTTCTTCAGCATCGCAGCGGGGGGCGCAGAGCGCACTCTGCTCGGCGAGACCCCGGTCGCGAATGGCTCAGCGGCCTTCACCTCGACGAACCTCGCCGCGGGCGGTCACAGCTTCGTCGCGGAGTTCGTCCCCGCAACCAGCGCGTTCGAAGGATCAGCCTCGGCGGCATCCGGCAACTACGGCATCGTCGACCTGGCCGTTCCCGCCGCCTGCACCCCCGGACCGGGCTCCGCCACGAGCGGCACCGAAGCATCGGCGACCTGGAAGTTCTCGGAGTACAGCTACGCCGGGTACAACCAGTGGAAGAAGACGGCCACGGGCGACATCGGCGTCTCCGGCAGCGACTTCGTCTTCTCCGGTGGAGAGGTCACGGCTGACGCACACTGCGCCTCGATCGTCTTCGACGGCTCGTTCAAGATCGAGCCGCACGCGGGCGTGTGGATGGAGTTCACCAACCCGGTGCTGCGCGTGACTGCCGCCGGTGCGGGTGTCTGGACCGCTGACGTCACCACCAGCTCGAACGCCACCGCGCAGAACCTGCCGATCGGCGCCTTCAGCGGAGCCACAGGCTTCGGCCCGGGCAACGTGTTCGACGGGTCCGTGACCTTCGCGTACGCCGGCACGGTCGCACAGGGCACGTGGAACAAGGACTACGCCAACGCGTGGCCGAACGCCCTCATCTGGAACACACCCGCAAGCATCCAGGCGTACTTCTACCAGTCCGGCCCCTCCGCAGCGAACCTGCAGAAGCCGGCGTCCCCCCTGAACCTCGAGTTCGAATGGCCGGCGACCACGGAGACCACGCTCGCCGTTGCACCCGCGACTCGAACCGAGCTCGGGAATTCGGTGACCCTCACCGCATCCGTGGTCCCGGCGCAGGCCCAGGGAACCGTTGAGTTCTTCGGCACCTCCGTCGTCACCGGCACCACGATCTCGCTCGGGTCCGCGGACGTGATCGACGGCGCCGCCACCTTCTCGACCGCGACGTTGCCGGCCGGCGGACACGGTCTTGAGGCCGTCTTCACCTCCTCGAACGGCTACGACGGCTCGACCGGGACCTACGAGACGACGAGCCGCGGGACCACCACGCCCGCGTACTACGGCATCGTCGACCCCGCCGTACAGACCGTGGCGGCGCCGACGACCGGCGAGCGTGTCAGCAACGTATCGGCGACGTGGGGATGGTCGGCATACTCCGACGACTGGACCAAGATCGTCAGCGGAAACGTCACGCTCGACGGTGAGGACTTCGTCCTCACCGGAGGCACCGGCATCGTCACCGCGGATGCCGCGGTCATCGACTTCACCGGCACGATGCGCGTCGAGGCGTACGCCACGTTCTTCCCCGCCAACGGTCAGTGGATCGAGCTCGTGGACCCGATGCTCACGATCGCGGACGGCCGTGGCACATGGACGGCCGGCGTCCGCTCCGGAATCGGCGACTACACGCCTTCGCCCACCGAGGAACTGGTCATCGCGACGATCGCCGCCGCCGACGTTCCCGACTTCTCTGCAGCGTCCGTCGACGAGTCGCTCACGTTCGACTACGCCGGGACGACCGCGGCGGGCACCTGGGCGACCAGCGCCTCGGGGGTGGGCTTCACCGACGCGTGGACGAACGAATTCGTCCTGGCGCTGCCGGCCGAGATCAAGTCCTTCTACTACGCCAGCGGCGCCGGCGGAGACGTCCGTAAGAGCCCGGCGGCTCTCAAGGTCGCCTGGACCGAGCCGACCCCGGCGGCGACCGTGCTGAACGGGCACGCCAGCGTCGTCCAGGGTGGAGTGCTGCAGATCTCCGGGTCGGGCTTCCGCGATAAGACTTCGGTCACCGCGGTCATCCACTCGGACCCGATCACGATCGGCACGCAGGTGGCCGACGCCTCCGGCTCGGTGTCGTACCGTTGGAACGTCCCGACTGACTTCGCTGTCGGGGCTCACACGGTCACCCTGAGCGTGGACGGCGCGGTGGTCGCTTCGGTCCCCGTAACGGTCGTCGCGGCAGGAACGCCGTCGCCGGTCGCCCCGGAGGCACCTCAGGTGGCCAGCTGCGTGGCCCACGCCGTCTCCGGCGCCAGTATCCAGTGGGGTGTCAAGCAGAGCTTCGTCGCCTACGTGGAAGGCCCGATCGCCAGCGGCACGAAATCGATCAACTGGGGCTCGGGTTCGGGGGCGTACAGCACGGACACCAACCGCGGTCGCGTCTCCTACGGGGGTTCGGCGTATTTCGAAGGTCACGGCGGTCTCCTGCAGGTCAGCCTCAGCAACCCGCGCATCCAGATCAACAGCGCCACGTCGGCGACGTTGATCCTGAACGTGAACGCGACGAAGCCCGACGGCACGCCAGCGGTCAATGCGAACGGGGTAGCGTTCGCAAGCCTCTCGCTGCCCACTGCGAACAGGACGGCTGACCGCATCAGCTGGTCGGGCGCCTCGGCCACCCTGACCTCCGCGGGTGCCGCTGCCTTCGCCGGCTTCTACGACGCCGGCGCGGCGCTGGACCCGGTGTCCTTCAGCTTCCCGCTGGGTGCTGAGGTGGAGTGCGACAGCACCACGGACGGCAACCTCGCCGCCACGGGTGCCGAGAGCTCCGCGGACGTCCTGTGGATCGGTGCCGGACTGTTCGGCCTCGGTCTCCTGCTGGTCGTCATGCGTCGCCGCCGCGCGAACGCCTGATCCCGCCGGCGCCGCATCCGGCGTCGACTCTGAAGCGCCGGTCCCGATGTCCTCGGGGCCGGCGCTTCGTCGTCGGCGCAGACCGCACCCCCGGACGGATGAGACAATGGGCGTATGGCCGAAGAGCCGCAGTACCCCGAAACCCCCCGCATCGTCGTCGGTGACCGGATCGAGACCGTGCGGGTGCGTCGTGCGCCCAAGTACGGCGTCTTCCTCGTGCTGGGCGCGGCCCTCGGCGTCTTCGTCGCGATGATCCTCACGTTCGCCTTCAACGGGACGGATGAGGCGAGCGCCGCAGGCATCGAGTACTCCCAGAGCCAGGTGTTCGGGTTCCTCGCGCTGATCGGCGTCGCCGTGGGTCTCGCCGTCGGCGGACTCGTCGCGCTCGTGTTCGACCGCGTCCTGTCCAAGCGGGCCCGCGACGTGTCCGTGGACCACGAGATCTCCCGCGTCGAAGAGGACTGAGTCCGCTCAGGCCAGCTCGGCGATGATCGGGTGGATGGCCCGGTCGAACGCGACCACGTCGCCACGCAGACTGTCGGTCACGGCGATCGTCAGTGACCCGATCCACCACAGTCCGCGCTGCGCGAGCGGGAGCACCTGGACGTTCAGCTCGAACGAGTGCGCGCGGCGTCCCACCTGTCGTTCATGCACCGCGATGGCACTGGCGTAGGCGCGGTATGCCGTACCGGCGCGGCCCGCATCCCGGCGCGTGTACATGTCGTTCGCGGAGCGTGCGAAGTCGATGGCGTCGGGCGCGTGGGGCATGATCGCGGCCCGCAGCTCGTCCGCGCCCTCGATCGGTAGCGCGACGAACGTGTCGAACCCTTCGACCAGGTCGAGCGGAACGGGGGACGGATGCGCCTGCGGTTCCACGGTCATGGCCCAGTACTCGCGCCACTGCCGCTCCAGCAGGGCGTGCGCCTGGCTGTCCCGGAGCGGATCAGCCGGCGGGATCCCCCGGAGTGAGGGCAGTTCTTCCGGGGAGCGGATCCCGAGCGCCTGCCGAAGGTAGAGCGCGGCCAGCACGGCCGGACTCGCGTCCTCGCGAACCAGCCACTGCGGCCCTCCACTGCCCGGCATGGCGCCATTGTAGATGCGGCTCCACGGACACGAGCCGCCCCTTGCGAACGTCGGTCGCGTGCCGTCGCCGGCGGGGATGCGGTCCCGCGGGCGGAGGAGATCAGCCGACCGGAGGAGAGGAAAGGGCTGACACGTCCTCCCGTGGCCCCTCATCCTCCGCTCGACCGGGCAAGGGGTCCGTCATCCTCCCCTCGTCTCCTCCCCATCCCCCGGTCGGCCGGCATCCGTGCCCGATTCCCGCAGAGCAGGACACCGCGGGGGCGTCCGTGCCGAGGCTGAGTCCATGAGCACTTCGCAGGTCGACCGATCGTCGCGGATGCTGGCGTTCGTGCGTACCCAGGGCGGTGTCGTGCGCAGCGGACGCCTTCGGGAGCTCGGCTTCGCCGTCTCCGCGGTCACGGATGCGGTGGCCTGCGGCGAGCTCGTCCGGATACGCCGTCGATGGGTGGCCGTGCCGGATGCGGACCCCCAC
The sequence above is a segment of the Microbacterium caowuchunii genome. Coding sequences within it:
- a CDS encoding heme/hemin ABC transporter substrate-binding protein, with translation MRSVRMLALLAVSALLVSGCAASSAASDTAAVTVADRAPLDQIEVLDDPRAYVGESTAVMADAVVEPVMSDPAQSLPATVVSHDRGGDVEVEVVDTSRVVAMDMAGSIAATVWGLGFGDTLVGVDQTTTFPGTEHLPVVTGSGHTVNAEAVIDLRPTLVITDGGIGPRDVVEQLRDVGITVVFVENEPSFEGAVHLAHEVAAVFGAPEAGDLLAERVSTDLAVTLAQIEAIAPAEPGDRLRMLFLYLRGTAGVYYLFGEESGADELIEGLGGIDVAGELGWDGMKPMTDEAMIAADPDLILVMSHGFTSVGGVDGLLEDKPAIALTTAGEHRRFVDMNDGQVLSFGPRSALVLDALARAIYAPESSGPTS
- a CDS encoding HtaA domain-containing protein, which codes for MQKTRRASLRRVLASVLTGALIASGAALGVAIPASAADGGTATLSWGVRDSWRNYISSPIAAGTITSSSPTTIGADGVANWSSGSGTLSENRTGSVSFSGNARYLGHQGALDLTTSNARVEITSATSATVYFDVTSAPYNNFPATNVTGMPFATFTLSAPSINGDVATWTTGRGVLTAQALAVFGGLYNADPYADPMTFSAPFTIPVTATSTTLTASPSGTATAGDPVQLTAAVTPAVDGSMEFFDGTTSLGTAAVVNGSAQLSTSALAVGSHQLSATFTPSAATYSPSSAAALAYVITAVPAPDADSTETVLTVSPATRAPKGESVTLDASVTNSEGAEAPVGSVRFFSIAAGGAERTLLGETPVANGSAAFTSTNLAAGGHSFVAEFVPATSAFEGSASAASGNYGIVDLAVPAACTPGPGSATSGTEASATWKFSEYSYAGYNQWKKTATGDIGVSGSDFVFSGGEVTADAHCASIVFDGSFKIEPHAGVWMEFTNPVLRVTAAGAGVWTADVTTSSNATAQNLPIGAFSGATGFGPGNVFDGSVTFAYAGTVAQGTWNKDYANAWPNALIWNTPASIQAYFYQSGPSAANLQKPASPLNLEFEWPATTETTLAVAPATRTELGNSVTLTASVVPAQAQGTVEFFGTSVVTGTTISLGSADVIDGAATFSTATLPAGGHGLEAVFTSSNGYDGSTGTYETTSRGTTTPAYYGIVDPAVQTVAAPTTGERVSNVSATWGWSAYSDDWTKIVSGNVTLDGEDFVLTGGTGIVTADAAVIDFTGTMRVEAYATFFPANGQWIELVDPMLTIADGRGTWTAGVRSGIGDYTPSPTEELVIATIAAADVPDFSAASVDESLTFDYAGTTAAGTWATSASGVGFTDAWTNEFVLALPAEIKSFYYASGAGGDVRKSPAALKVAWTEPTPAATVLNGHASVVQGGVLQISGSGFRDKTSVTAVIHSDPITIGTQVADASGSVSYRWNVPTDFAVGAHTVTLSVDGAVVASVPVTVVAAGTPSPVAPEAPQVASCVAHAVSGASIQWGVKQSFVAYVEGPIASGTKSINWGSGSGAYSTDTNRGRVSYGGSAYFEGHGGLLQVSLSNPRIQINSATSATLILNVNATKPDGTPAVNANGVAFASLSLPTANRTADRISWSGASATLTSAGAAAFAGFYDAGAALDPVSFSFPLGAEVECDSTTDGNLAATGAESSADVLWIGAGLFGLGLLLVVMRRRRANA
- a CDS encoding sterol carrier family protein is translated as MVRRISTEDGRAALAAVAEADKPARTDLATAVRYLLQLLVEKAPGQTVEVRVPPFGAVQVIEGPRHTRGTPPNVVETDPATWVALATGRTAWSDADADGRIMASGTRADISHLLPLRP
- a CDS encoding FecCD family ABC transporter permease, translating into MSTVAPTGGARTGRRRRLAVYAGGVVLLAIGVGLSAGLGQVAIAPTEVIGSLLRAVGIDTAWAPTDPIVEQTLWKIRFPRIAMSLLVGALLAVAGAVMQAIFGNPLAEPGVVGVSSGAALGAALAITFGLTLFGSWTTALLAFAGGLGATLIVYGAARSQGRTESVTLILTGIAVNAFGGAGLAILMFLGDNASREQIVFWQLGSMNASRWQEVGLVTVVGLAAFAVTIVLARRYDLLALGDRTATHLGVNVERLRILSIVLVALLTGVAVAFVGIISFVGLVVPHLVRMLIGPANRPLIIASFLGGGALLVFADVLARTLMPSADLPIGILTSLIGGPFFYWLIRRTRRRAGGWS
- a CDS encoding heme ABC transporter ATP-binding protein, with the protein product MNGDAETAFALEGVGYRIGAVEILQDVSFEVGYGRVLALVGPNGAGKSTLLGLLTGDATATSGTVTLEGRPLSEFRSSDLSRRRAVLLQDNQVSFAYTAYEVVEMGRAPWIGYDHGDDERAIRASLERADVAHLATRVFSSLSGGERARVSLARVLAQDTPIVMLDEPTAALDLRHQEDVLRIARELAARGRAVIVVLHDLSLAAAYADDVAMLAGGRLQAFGAPEDVLTEQRVAEVYGTPVRVLADPDTGRPIVLPRRSR
- a CDS encoding HtaA domain-containing protein — encoded protein: MSERFARHRSSARVAAVVAALALAAAPLLGAAQTPARAASAAVDPGACTIVDGTLTWGVKESFRSYISGRIANGSWEPIEGATYTTPDFGWSGATGTFDPATLAGDAHFPGGVRFTGHDGLLETTITDPTLSFPGDGTAAILMDISSLSMEDALAGNAENVRSGTQVPLVALDLAAAPLQVSEDQTVVTGTAVPAAITAEGFEAFGNYEAGTGFDPVSFSLTVECAAAEPEPEPSATDEETVDATPVPISAESDGDFAWVGVVAGVVGVAVVAGVVVWIVRRKSRPGGDSGSPDTTPGSGAA
- a CDS encoding DUF2695 domain-containing protein; translation: MWRMLEEFGCAGTLRFAAGFRDARMPRARALERRLQDAGGFCDCEVLYNTVREAVPFPDDARPVCRGVTPRTIQPCALWRTRRW
- the purD gene encoding phosphoribosylamine--glycine ligase, translating into MRILVLGSGAREHAIILALRAEDTAHDVFAAPGNAGIARDATIVDLDPNDPAAVTVFAGEHAIDLVVIGPEAPLVAGVADALRERGIPAFGPSKAAAQLEGSKAFAKRIMESAGVPTGRAVRAHTLEEVTAALASLGAPHVVKADGLAAGKGVIVTPDRDAALAHAESFLQSGPVLVEEFLDGPEVSLFFLSDGDTVRPLSPAQDYKRLGDGDDGPNTGGMGAYSPLPWLSERFGGEEEFVDLVTRTVAEPVIRQLDADGTPFIGLLYAGLILTDRGIKVIEFNARFGDPETQVVLPRLIDPLSRLLLSAASGTLEQEPRPAFAEATAVTVVLASEGYPAAPITGRTIAGLEAAEAVEGVHLAHAATAERDGTLVATGGRVLNVVALGSTFRESRDRAYQAMDRIELEGGQHRTDIAARVVEG